One window from the genome of Macaca fascicularis isolate 582-1 chromosome 7, T2T-MFA8v1.1 encodes:
- the RNASE11 gene encoding probable ribonuclease 11, whose amino-acid sequence METFPLLLLSLGLVLAEASESTMKIIKEEFTEEEMQYDMAKSGQGIQTIEILMNSILLVKNTSLSMSKDDMSSSLLTFRRLHYNDPKGNSSGNDKECCNDMIVWRKVSEANRSCKWSNNFIHDSTEVMHGVHKAPSCKFVQNPGISCRESPELENTVCQLTADKQLPRCQYHSVTSLEKILTVLTGHSLMSWLVCGSKL is encoded by the coding sequence ATGGAGACCTTTCCTCTGCTGCTGCTCAGCCTGGGGCTGGTTCTTGCAGAAGCATCAGAAAGCACAATGAAGATAATTAAAGAAGAATTTACAGAGGAAGAGATGCAATATGACATGGCAAAAAGTGGCCAAGGAATACAGACCATTGAGATATTAATGAACTCGATCCTGTTAGTTAAAAATACCAGCCTCAGCATGTCCAAGGATGATATGTCTTCCTCATTACTGACATTCAGAAGGTTACATTATAATGACCCCAAGGGAAACAGTTCAGGTAATGACAAAGAGTGTTGCAATGACATGATAGTCTGGAGAAAAGTTTCAGAAGCAAACAGATCGTGCAAGTGGAGCAATAACTTCATCCATGACTCCACAGAAGTGATGCACGGGGTCCACAAGGCCCCCAGCTGCAAGTTTGTACAGAATCCTGGCATAAGCTGCCGTGAGAGCCCAGAACTGGAAAATACAgtgtgtcagctcactgcagacaaACAATTGCCCAGGTGCCAATACCATAGTGTTACCTCATTAGAGAAGATATTGACAGTATTGACAGGTCATTCTCTGATGAGCTGGTTAGTTTGTGGCTCTAAGTTGTAA